The Thunnus thynnus chromosome 2, fThuThy2.1, whole genome shotgun sequence genome includes a region encoding these proteins:
- the fgf17 gene encoding fibroblast growth factor 17, with product MYGINQRCIYISFHFFVLWCHAQGENHPSPNFNQYVRTQGAVTDQLSRRQVRVYQLYSRTSGKHVQIQGKRVTATAEDGNMYARLFVETDTFGSRVRIRGAESGRYLCMNRKGKLVGKPNGRSRDCIFTEIVLENNYTAFQNAKYEGWYVAFTRKGRPIKASRTRENQREVHFIKRLHTGPPPFPNTDQSKHFEFIRFPATHRAKRNRKSRTSS from the exons aTGTATGGAATAAACCAGCGCTGCATTTACAT ATCGTTTCATTTTTTCGTGCTGTGGTGCCATGCTCAG GGGGAGAATCACCCGTCTCCTAATTTTAACCAGTATGTGAGGACGCAGGGCGCAGTGACGGACCAGCTCAGCCGCAGACAGGTCAGGGTTTACCAGCTCTACAGCCGCACCAGCGGGAAACACGTCCAGATTCAGGGCAAAAGGGTCACCGCCACAGCTGAGGATGGAAATATGTACG CTCGTCTGTTTGTGGAGACAGATACCTTTGGCAGTCGAGTAAGGATAAGAGGTGCAGAAAGTGGACGCTACCTCTGCATGAACCGGAAGGGGAAACTTGTTGGAAAG CCCAACGGCCGGAGCAGGGATTGTATCTTCACAGAGATAGTACTGGAGAACAATTACACGGCCTTCCAGAATGCCAAGTATGAGGGCTGGTATGTGGCTTTCACCAGGAAAGGGAGGCCCATCAAAGCCTCCAGGACAAGGGAGAACCAGAGAGAAGTCCATTTCATCAAGAGGCTACACACGGGTCCGCCACCCTTTCCCAACACTGACCAAAGCAAACACTTTGAGTTCATCCGATTTCCGGCCACACATCGAGCGAAACGGAACAGGAAATCACGTACCTCTTCCTAA